In one Acanthochromis polyacanthus isolate Apoly-LR-REF ecotype Palm Island chromosome 20, KAUST_Apoly_ChrSc, whole genome shotgun sequence genomic region, the following are encoded:
- the tnikb gene encoding TRAF2 and NCK interacting kinase b isoform X33: MVVGEASILSPVSTDSTMASDSPARSLDEIDLSALRDPAGIFELVELVGNGTYGQVYKGRHVKTGQLAAIKVMDVTGDEEEEIKAEINMLKKYSHHRNIATYYGAFVKKNPPGMDDQLWLVMEFCGAGSVTDLIKNTKGNSLKEEWIAYVCREILRGLTHLHQHKVIHRDIKGQNVLLTENAEVKLVDFGVSAQLDRTVGRRNTFIGTPYWMAPEVIACDENPDATYDFKSDLWSLGITAIEMAEGAPPLCDMHPMRALFLIPRNPAPRLKSKKWSKKFQSFIESCLVKSHSQRPSTEQLLKHPFIRDLPNERQVRIQLKDHIDRTKKRRGERDETEYEYSGSEEEDEERDVGEPSSIINIPGESTLRRDFLRLQLANKERSELIRRQQLEQQQNEEHKRQLLAERQKRIEEQKEQRRRLEEQQRRERELRKQQEREQRRRYEEMEQLRREEERRHAEREQEYIRRQLEEEQRQLEILQQQLLQEQALLLEYKRKQIEEQRQAERLQRQLQQERAYLVSLQQQQQETPRPPADKKQLYHYKDQAPGSNDKPAWAKEVMRRAQSNSPRVPPKKFHSFREPRDVQLDNLLRLPGYKPRRRRPPSYPAHGSPSRENLHVPRIRVTCVPEPDPSQPVFRRPSRSPESRGRSPGRRVEDHYKMNRQTSPTLQHKVSNRISDPSLPPRSESFSSGGIQQARTPPMHRSVEPQMAHLVQVKSHGLSGSQSLYDPHGVSSSSSASPSPSRPPMPRQNSDPTSDTPPPPPLSRLAPPLDKLDRSSWLRQDDDMPPKVPQRTTSISPALVRKNSPGNGPGLGPRAGAHLIRASNPDLRRTDISMETPLKRTSSGSSSSSSTPSSQGGSNERGNSASKTEGSTLSSHDTKDDNRELTRPSRPADLTALAKELRELRQGEETSRPPVKVTDYSSSSEESHSSEDEEGEGGANDGTVAVSDIPRIMPAASQSTNESFGMMGGHNDSHGDSYGNSSQDGTLMMREYGMGGGGGSKASFTPFVDPRVYGTSPTDDDDNNSASALFADELLKQEQEQARLNEARKISVVNVNPTNIRPHSDTPEIRKYKKRFNSEILCAALWGVNLLVGTENGLMLLDRSGQGKVYNLINRRRFQQMDVLEGLNVLVTISGKKNKLRVYYLSWLRNRILHNDPEVEKKQGWITVGELEGCVHYKVVKYERIKFLVIALKNSVEIYAWAPKPYHKFMAFKSFTDLQHRPLLVDLTVEEGQRLKVIYGSSVGFHVIDVDSGNPYDIYIPSHVRLCRTPSLRLGLRCSQVSLRCSQVWLRCSQVWLRCSQVRLRCSQVRLRCCQVRLRCSQVRLRCSQVRLRCSQVRLRCSQVRLRCSQVRLRCSQVRLRCSQVRLRCCQVRLRCSQVRLRCSQVCLRCSQVWLRCSQVSLRCSRVSLRRNLLSLLDNYSCGYR, encoded by the exons ggtcGCCACGTCAAAACAGGGCAGCTCGCTGCCATCAAGGTCATGGACGTCACCGGA gatgaggaggaggagattaAAGCCGAGATCAACATGCTAAAGAAGTACAGCCACCACAGGAACATCGCCACTTACTACGGAGCCTTCGTCAAGAAGAATCCTCCGGGGATGGACGACCAGCTCTGG CTGGTGATGGAGTTCTGTGGCGCCGGTTCGGTGACAGAtctgatcaaaaacaccaaaggGAACTCTCTGAAGGAGGAGTGGATCGCCTACGTCTGCAGGGAGATCCTCAGG GGTCTGACCCACCTCCACCAGCACAAGGTCATCCACCGAGACATCAAGGGCCAGAACGTCCTGCTGACGGAGAACGCCGAGGTCAAGCTGG tggaCTTCGGTGTGAGCGCCCAGCTGGACCGGACGGTGGGTCGCAGGAACACCTTCATCGGGACGCCGTACTGGATGGCCCCGGAGGTGATCGCCTGCGACGAGAACCCCGACGCCACGTATGACTTCAAG agcgATCTGTGGTCGTTGGGAATCACAGCCATCGAGATGGCCGAGGGAGCTCCAC CTCTATGCGACATGCATCCCATGAGGGCGCTCTTCCTCATCCCCAGAAATCCTGCACCGAGGCTCAAATCCAAGAAATG GTCCAAGAAGTTCCAGTCGTTCATCGAGAGCTGTCTGGTGAAGAGCCACAGCCAGCGGCCGAGCACCGAGCAGCTGCTCAAGCATCCCTTCATCAGAGACCTGCCCAACGAACGGCAGGTCCGCATCCAGCTGAAGGACCACATCGACCGCACCAagaagaggagaggggagaggg ATGAAACCGAGTACGAGTACAGCGGCagcgaggaggaggacgaggagaggGACGTCGGAGAGCCCAG CTCCATCATCAACATTCCCGGCGAGTCGACTTTGAGGCGGGACTTCCTGCGCCTCCAGCTGGCCAATAAGGAGCGATCGGAGCTGATCCGCCGTCagcagctggagcagcagcagaacgagGAGCACAAGCGCCAACTGCTGGCCGAGAGGCAGAAACGCATCGAGGAGCAGAAGGAGCAGCGGCGGCGGCTGGAGGAG CAACAGCGTCGTGAGCGAGAgctgaggaagcagcaggagcgagagcagaggaggaggtaCGAGGAGATGGAGCAGCTccggagggaggaggagaggaggcacGCCGAGAGGGAGCAG GAATATATCCGTagacagctggaggaggagcagaggcaGCTGGAgatcctgcagcagcagctcctgcagGAACAGGCCTTACTGCtg GAGTACAAGAGGAAGCAGATCGAGGAGCAGCGGCAGGCCGAGCGTCTTCAGAGGCAGCTTCAGCAGGAACGCGCTTACCTGgtttctctgcagcagcagcagcaggaaacacCGCGACCGCCGGCCGACAAGAAGCAGCTGTACCACTACAAGGACCAGGCGCCGGGCAGCAACGACAAGCCGGCCTGGGCCAAGGAG GTGATGCGTCGCGCTCAGAGCAACTCTCCTCGAGTCCCTCCTAAGAAGTTCCACTCCTTCAGGGAGCCTCGGGACGTCCAGCTGGACAACCTGCTGCGTCTCCCCGGCTACAAGCCCCGCCGCCGCCGCCCGCCGTCCTACCCGGCCCACGGCAGCCCGTCCAGAGAAAACCTCCACGTTCCCAGGATCCGGGTCACCTGCGTCCCGGAACCCGACCCGTCCCAGCCGGTGTTCCGCCGGCCGAGCAGGAGCCCCGAGTCGAGGGGTCGCAGCCCCGGACGCCGG GTGGAGGATCATTATAAGATGAACAGACAGACTTCTCCTACGTTGCAGCATAAAGTCTCCAACCGGATCTCGGACCCGTCGCTGCCGCCGCGATCCGAGTCCTTCAGCAGCGGAGGCATCCAGCAGGCCAGGACTCCGCCCATGCACCGATCCGTAGAGCCTCAG ATGGCCCACCTGGTGCAGGTGAAGAGTCACGGCCTGTCGGGCTCCCAGTCCCTGTACGACCCCCACGGCGTGTCCTCGTCCTCCTCGGCGTCGCCCTCCCCCTCCCGGCCTCCCATGCCCCGGCAGAACTCCGACCCCACCTCCGACACCCCTCCTCCCCCGCCCCTGTCCCGCCTGGCACCCCCCCTCGACAAGCTGGATCGCAGCTCCTGGTTGCGGCAGGACGACGACATGCCGCCCAAG gttccTCAGAGAACCACCTCCATCTCTCCTGCTCTGGTCAGGAAGAACTCTCCTGGAAACGGGCCGGGCCTCGGTCCTCGGGCCGGAGCCCACCTGATCCGGGCCAG caaccccGACCTGCGGAGGACCGACATTTCCATGGAGACGCCCCTGAAAAGGACGAGCAGCGgcagctcctccagctccagcacccccagcTCCCAGGGAGGCTCCAACGAGAGAG gtaaTTCGGCCTCTAAGACTGAAGGTTCAACTCTTTCCTCCCACGACACCAAAGACGACAACAGAGAGCTGACCAGACCCAGCAGGCCTGCA GATCTGACTGCTTTGGCCAAAGAGCTGAGGGAGCTGCGACAGGGCGAGGAGACGAGCCGGCCGCCGGTCAAAGTCACCGACTACTCGTCCTCCAGCGAAGAGTCCCACAGCAGCGAGGATGAGGAGGGAGAGGGCGGAGCCAACGACGGCACGGTGGCGGTCAGCGACATCCCACGGATCAT gccGGCGGCGAGTCAAAGCACCAACGAGTCGTTCGGGATGATGGGAGGACACAACGACTCTCATGGAGATTCGTACGGAAACAGCTCTCAGGACGGAACGCTGATGATGAGAGAG TACGGGATGGGAGGCGGTGGAGGATCCAAGGCTTCCTTCACGCCATTTGTTGATCCGAGGGTCTACGGGACTTCTCCGACCGACGACGACGATAATAACTCTGCCTCAG CGCTATTTGCTGACGAGCTGCTGAAGCAGGAACAGGAGCAGGCCAGACTCAATGAGGCCAGAAAGATCTCTGTGGTCAACGTCAACCCAACCAACATCCGACCGCACAGCGACACGCCTGAGATCCGGAAATACAAGAAACGCTTCAACTCCGAGATCCTGTGTGCCGCTCTGTGGG gcGTGAACCTGCTGGTGGGAACCGAGAACGGCCTGATGCTGCTGGATCGGAGCGGTCAGGGCAAAGTTTACAACCTGATCAACCGACGGCGCTTCCAGCAGATGGACGTCCTGGAGGGACTCAACGTCCTGGTGACCATCTCAG GGAAGAAGAACAAGCTGCGTGTTTACTACCTGTCCTGGCTGAGGAACAGGATATTACACAACGACCCTGAAGTGGAGAAGAAGCAGGGCTGGATTACTGTTGGCGAGCTGGAGGGCTGCGTTCACTACAAAGTCG TCAAGTACGAGAGGATTAAATTCTTGGTGATTGCTCTGAAGAATTCGGTGGAAATCTACGCCTGGGCGCCTAAACCTTACCACAAGTTCATGGCCTTCAAG TCCTTCACTGACCTGCAGCACCGCCCCCTGCTGGTGGACCTGACCGTGGAGGAGGGCCAGAGGCTGAAGGTCATCTACGGATCCAGCGTCGGATTCCACGTCATCGATGTCGACTCCGGAAACCCCTACGACATCTACATCCCCTCACATGTAAGACTCTGTAGAACACCAAGTTTAAGACTTGGGTTAAGGTGTAGTCAGGTTAGTTTAAGGTGTAGTCAGGTTTGGTTAAG GTGTAGTCAGGTTTGGTTAAGGTGTAGTCAGGTTAGGTTAAGGTGTAGTCAGGTTAGGTTAAGGTGTTGTCAG GTTAGGTTAAGGTGTAGTCAGGTTAGGTTAAG GTGTAGTCAGGTTAGGTTAAGGTGTAGTCAGGTTAGGTTAAG GTGTAGTCAGGTTAGGTTAAGGTGTAGTCAGGTTAGGTTAAG GTGTAGTCAGGTTAGGTTAAGGTGTAGTCAGGTTAGGTTAAGGTGTTGTCAGGTTAG GTTAAGGTGTAGTCAGGTTAGGTTAAGGTGTAGTCAGGTTTGTTTAAGGTGTAGTCAGGTTTGGTTAAGGTGTAGTCAGGTTAGTTTAAGGTGTAGTCGGGTTAGTTTAAGGCGTAATTTGTTGAGTTTGTTAGACAACTATAGCTGTGGTTACCGCTAG
- the tnikb gene encoding TRAF2 and NCK interacting kinase b isoform X43, translating to MVVGEASILSPVSTDSTMASDSPARSLDEIDLSALRDPAGIFELVELVGNGTYGQVYKGRHVKTGQLAAIKVMDVTGDEEEEIKAEINMLKKYSHHRNIATYYGAFVKKNPPGMDDQLWLVMEFCGAGSVTDLIKNTKGNSLKEEWIAYVCREILRGLTHLHQHKVIHRDIKGQNVLLTENAEVKLVDFGVSAQLDRTVGRRNTFIGTPYWMAPEVIACDENPDATYDFKSDLWSLGITAIEMAEGAPPLCDMHPMRALFLIPRNPAPRLKSKKWSKKFQSFIESCLVKSHSQRPSTEQLLKHPFIRDLPNERQVRIQLKDHIDRTKKRRGERDETEYEYSGSEEEDEERDVGEPSSIINIPGESTLRRDFLRLQLANKERSELIRRQQLEQQQNEEHKRQLLAERQKRIEEQKEQRRRLEEQQRRERELRKQQEREQRRRYEEMEQLRREEERRHAEREQEYIRRQLEEEQRQLEILQQQLLQEQALLLEYKRKQIEEQRQAERLQRQLQQERAYLVSLQQQQQETPRPPADKKQLYHYKDQAPGSNDKPAWAKEVMRRAQSNSPRVPPKKFHSFREPRDVQLDNLLRLPGYKPRRRRPPSYPAHGSPSRENLHVPRIRVTCVPEPDPSQPVFRRPSRSPESRGRSPGRRVEDHYKMNRQTSPTLQHKVSNRISDPSLPPRSESFSSGGIQQARTPPMHRSVEPQMAHLVQVKSHGLSGSQSLYDPHGVSSSSSASPSPSRPPMPRQNSDPTSDTPPPPPLSRLAPPLDKLDRSSWLRQDDDMPPKVPQRTTSISPALVRKNSPGNGPGLGPRAGAHLIRASNPDLRRTDISMETPLKRTSSGSSSSSSTPSSQGGSNERGNSASKTEGSTLSSHDTKDDNRELTRPSRPADLTALAKELRELRQGEETSRPPVKVTDYSSSSEESHSSEDEEGEGGANDGTVAVSDIPRIMPAASQSTNESFGMMGGHNDSHGDSYGNSSQDGTLMMREYGMGGGGGSKASFTPFVDPRVYGTSPTDDDDNNSASALFADELLKQEQEQARLNEARKISVVNVNPTNIRPHSDTPEIRKYKKRFNSEILCAALWGVNLLVGTENGLMLLDRSGQGKVYNLINRRRFQQMDVLEGLNVLVTISGKKNKLRVYYLSWLRNRILHNDPEVEKKQGWITVGELEGCVHYKVVKYERIKFLVIALKNSVEIYAWAPKPYHKFMAFKSFTDLQHRPLLVDLTVEEGQRLKVIYGSSVGFHVIDVDSGNPYDIYIPSHVRLCRTPSLRLGLRCSQVSLRCSQVWLRCSQVWLRCSQVRLRCSQVRLRCSQVRLRCSQVRLRCSQVRLRCSQVRLRCSQVRLRCSQVRLRCCQVRLRCSQVRLRCSQVCLRCSQVWLRCSQVSLRCSRVSLRRNLLSLLDNYSCGYR from the exons ggtcGCCACGTCAAAACAGGGCAGCTCGCTGCCATCAAGGTCATGGACGTCACCGGA gatgaggaggaggagattaAAGCCGAGATCAACATGCTAAAGAAGTACAGCCACCACAGGAACATCGCCACTTACTACGGAGCCTTCGTCAAGAAGAATCCTCCGGGGATGGACGACCAGCTCTGG CTGGTGATGGAGTTCTGTGGCGCCGGTTCGGTGACAGAtctgatcaaaaacaccaaaggGAACTCTCTGAAGGAGGAGTGGATCGCCTACGTCTGCAGGGAGATCCTCAGG GGTCTGACCCACCTCCACCAGCACAAGGTCATCCACCGAGACATCAAGGGCCAGAACGTCCTGCTGACGGAGAACGCCGAGGTCAAGCTGG tggaCTTCGGTGTGAGCGCCCAGCTGGACCGGACGGTGGGTCGCAGGAACACCTTCATCGGGACGCCGTACTGGATGGCCCCGGAGGTGATCGCCTGCGACGAGAACCCCGACGCCACGTATGACTTCAAG agcgATCTGTGGTCGTTGGGAATCACAGCCATCGAGATGGCCGAGGGAGCTCCAC CTCTATGCGACATGCATCCCATGAGGGCGCTCTTCCTCATCCCCAGAAATCCTGCACCGAGGCTCAAATCCAAGAAATG GTCCAAGAAGTTCCAGTCGTTCATCGAGAGCTGTCTGGTGAAGAGCCACAGCCAGCGGCCGAGCACCGAGCAGCTGCTCAAGCATCCCTTCATCAGAGACCTGCCCAACGAACGGCAGGTCCGCATCCAGCTGAAGGACCACATCGACCGCACCAagaagaggagaggggagaggg ATGAAACCGAGTACGAGTACAGCGGCagcgaggaggaggacgaggagaggGACGTCGGAGAGCCCAG CTCCATCATCAACATTCCCGGCGAGTCGACTTTGAGGCGGGACTTCCTGCGCCTCCAGCTGGCCAATAAGGAGCGATCGGAGCTGATCCGCCGTCagcagctggagcagcagcagaacgagGAGCACAAGCGCCAACTGCTGGCCGAGAGGCAGAAACGCATCGAGGAGCAGAAGGAGCAGCGGCGGCGGCTGGAGGAG CAACAGCGTCGTGAGCGAGAgctgaggaagcagcaggagcgagagcagaggaggaggtaCGAGGAGATGGAGCAGCTccggagggaggaggagaggaggcacGCCGAGAGGGAGCAG GAATATATCCGTagacagctggaggaggagcagaggcaGCTGGAgatcctgcagcagcagctcctgcagGAACAGGCCTTACTGCtg GAGTACAAGAGGAAGCAGATCGAGGAGCAGCGGCAGGCCGAGCGTCTTCAGAGGCAGCTTCAGCAGGAACGCGCTTACCTGgtttctctgcagcagcagcagcaggaaacacCGCGACCGCCGGCCGACAAGAAGCAGCTGTACCACTACAAGGACCAGGCGCCGGGCAGCAACGACAAGCCGGCCTGGGCCAAGGAG GTGATGCGTCGCGCTCAGAGCAACTCTCCTCGAGTCCCTCCTAAGAAGTTCCACTCCTTCAGGGAGCCTCGGGACGTCCAGCTGGACAACCTGCTGCGTCTCCCCGGCTACAAGCCCCGCCGCCGCCGCCCGCCGTCCTACCCGGCCCACGGCAGCCCGTCCAGAGAAAACCTCCACGTTCCCAGGATCCGGGTCACCTGCGTCCCGGAACCCGACCCGTCCCAGCCGGTGTTCCGCCGGCCGAGCAGGAGCCCCGAGTCGAGGGGTCGCAGCCCCGGACGCCGG GTGGAGGATCATTATAAGATGAACAGACAGACTTCTCCTACGTTGCAGCATAAAGTCTCCAACCGGATCTCGGACCCGTCGCTGCCGCCGCGATCCGAGTCCTTCAGCAGCGGAGGCATCCAGCAGGCCAGGACTCCGCCCATGCACCGATCCGTAGAGCCTCAG ATGGCCCACCTGGTGCAGGTGAAGAGTCACGGCCTGTCGGGCTCCCAGTCCCTGTACGACCCCCACGGCGTGTCCTCGTCCTCCTCGGCGTCGCCCTCCCCCTCCCGGCCTCCCATGCCCCGGCAGAACTCCGACCCCACCTCCGACACCCCTCCTCCCCCGCCCCTGTCCCGCCTGGCACCCCCCCTCGACAAGCTGGATCGCAGCTCCTGGTTGCGGCAGGACGACGACATGCCGCCCAAG gttccTCAGAGAACCACCTCCATCTCTCCTGCTCTGGTCAGGAAGAACTCTCCTGGAAACGGGCCGGGCCTCGGTCCTCGGGCCGGAGCCCACCTGATCCGGGCCAG caaccccGACCTGCGGAGGACCGACATTTCCATGGAGACGCCCCTGAAAAGGACGAGCAGCGgcagctcctccagctccagcacccccagcTCCCAGGGAGGCTCCAACGAGAGAG gtaaTTCGGCCTCTAAGACTGAAGGTTCAACTCTTTCCTCCCACGACACCAAAGACGACAACAGAGAGCTGACCAGACCCAGCAGGCCTGCA GATCTGACTGCTTTGGCCAAAGAGCTGAGGGAGCTGCGACAGGGCGAGGAGACGAGCCGGCCGCCGGTCAAAGTCACCGACTACTCGTCCTCCAGCGAAGAGTCCCACAGCAGCGAGGATGAGGAGGGAGAGGGCGGAGCCAACGACGGCACGGTGGCGGTCAGCGACATCCCACGGATCAT gccGGCGGCGAGTCAAAGCACCAACGAGTCGTTCGGGATGATGGGAGGACACAACGACTCTCATGGAGATTCGTACGGAAACAGCTCTCAGGACGGAACGCTGATGATGAGAGAG TACGGGATGGGAGGCGGTGGAGGATCCAAGGCTTCCTTCACGCCATTTGTTGATCCGAGGGTCTACGGGACTTCTCCGACCGACGACGACGATAATAACTCTGCCTCAG CGCTATTTGCTGACGAGCTGCTGAAGCAGGAACAGGAGCAGGCCAGACTCAATGAGGCCAGAAAGATCTCTGTGGTCAACGTCAACCCAACCAACATCCGACCGCACAGCGACACGCCTGAGATCCGGAAATACAAGAAACGCTTCAACTCCGAGATCCTGTGTGCCGCTCTGTGGG gcGTGAACCTGCTGGTGGGAACCGAGAACGGCCTGATGCTGCTGGATCGGAGCGGTCAGGGCAAAGTTTACAACCTGATCAACCGACGGCGCTTCCAGCAGATGGACGTCCTGGAGGGACTCAACGTCCTGGTGACCATCTCAG GGAAGAAGAACAAGCTGCGTGTTTACTACCTGTCCTGGCTGAGGAACAGGATATTACACAACGACCCTGAAGTGGAGAAGAAGCAGGGCTGGATTACTGTTGGCGAGCTGGAGGGCTGCGTTCACTACAAAGTCG TCAAGTACGAGAGGATTAAATTCTTGGTGATTGCTCTGAAGAATTCGGTGGAAATCTACGCCTGGGCGCCTAAACCTTACCACAAGTTCATGGCCTTCAAG TCCTTCACTGACCTGCAGCACCGCCCCCTGCTGGTGGACCTGACCGTGGAGGAGGGCCAGAGGCTGAAGGTCATCTACGGATCCAGCGTCGGATTCCACGTCATCGATGTCGACTCCGGAAACCCCTACGACATCTACATCCCCTCACATGTAAGACTCTGTAGAACACCAAGTTTAAGACTTGGGTTAAGGTGTAGTCAGGTTAGTTTAAGGTGTAGTCAGGTTTGGTTAAG GTGTAGTCAGGTTTGGTTAAGGTGTAGTCAGGTTAGGTTAAGGTGTAGTCAGGTTAGGTTAAG GTGTAGTCAGGTTAGGTTAAG GTGTAGTCAGGTTAGGTTAAG GTGTAGTCAGGTTAGGTTAAGGTGTAGTCAGGTTAGGTTAAG GTGTAGTCAGGTTAGGTTAAGGTGTAGTCAGGTTAGGTTAAGGTGTTGTCAGGTTAG GTTAAGGTGTAGTCAGGTTAGGTTAAGGTGTAGTCAGGTTTGTTTAAGGTGTAGTCAGGTTTGGTTAAGGTGTAGTCAGGTTAGTTTAAGGTGTAGTCGGGTTAGTTTAAGGCGTAATTTGTTGAGTTTGTTAGACAACTATAGCTGTGGTTACCGCTAG